A window from Actinomycetota bacterium encodes these proteins:
- a CDS encoding alpha/beta hydrolase, which produces MPASTIDGLSVNHETTGAGPAVVLLHGWGGCIASMGPLANALRDEYTVVSVDLPGFGASAQPAETWGSADYARCIAVLLRELGHERVLAVVGHSFGGKVALHLALQEPGAVGSLVLVGTPAVRLPLSPKVRRRIARVKFAKKLAKRLPGPLRAAVDRRMARLGSDDYRAAGSMRDTLVRSVNEDMRDLLGGVSVPTLLVWGAADVAAPPEIGRIMESEIAGSGLVVLDGSGHFPYLDEPLKFNAVLRSFLASMRGKGE; this is translated from the coding sequence TTGCCTGCGAGCACGATCGACGGCCTGAGCGTGAACCACGAGACCACGGGCGCCGGCCCGGCGGTCGTGCTGCTGCACGGCTGGGGCGGCTGCATCGCGAGCATGGGCCCGCTCGCGAACGCGCTGCGCGACGAGTACACGGTCGTCAGCGTGGACCTGCCGGGGTTCGGGGCGAGCGCGCAGCCTGCCGAGACCTGGGGCAGCGCCGACTACGCGCGCTGCATCGCCGTGCTGTTGCGCGAGCTCGGGCACGAGCGCGTACTCGCGGTGGTGGGCCATTCGTTCGGCGGCAAGGTGGCGCTGCACCTGGCGCTGCAGGAGCCGGGCGCGGTCGGGTCGCTCGTGCTGGTGGGCACGCCGGCGGTGCGGCTGCCGCTCTCGCCGAAGGTCCGGCGGCGGATCGCGCGGGTGAAGTTCGCGAAGAAGCTGGCGAAACGGCTTCCCGGCCCGCTGCGCGCGGCGGTCGACCGCCGGATGGCTCGGCTCGGCTCGGACGACTACCGTGCGGCCGGTTCGATGCGTGACACGCTCGTGCGCAGCGTCAACGAGGACATGCGCGACCTGCTCGGGGGCGTGAGCGTGCCGACGCTGCTGGTCTGGGGCGCGGCGGACGTCGCCGCCCCGCCCGAGATCGGGCGCATCATGGAGTCGGAGATCGCCGGCAGCGGGCTGGTCGTGCTCGACGGGTCGGGGCACTTCCCGTACCTCGACGAGCCGCTCAAGTTCAACGCCGTGCTGCGGAGCTTCCTCGCGTCGATGCGTGGGAAGGGGGAGTGA